The Pseudonocardia broussonetiae DNA segment CGAAGATGAGCTGCCGGGTCACCTCCGTCTCCTGCGCGTTCATGCCTGCGGTGGGCTCGTCGAGCAGGAGGACGGACGGGTCGGTGGCCAGCGCGCGGGCGATCTCGAGCCGCCGCTGGTCGCCGTAGGGCAGGTTGCGGGCGAGCTCGTCGGAGAACCGGGTGAGGTTGACGAACTCCAGCAGCTCCGCGGAGCGCGCGGCCGCCTCGGCCTCGCTGCGCCGGAAGCCCGGCCCGTGCAGCAGGGACGAGAACGGGCTCTGCTTCATCCGCGAGTGCCGCCCGACCAGGACGTTCTCCGTGGCCGTCATCGACGGGAACAGGCGGATGTTCTGGAACGTGCGGGCCACGCCGAGCTCGGTGACCTTCGCCGGGTCCTCGGGCAGCTGCTTGCCGCGCAGCGCGACCTGCCCCGCCGTGGGCGAGTACAGGCCGGTCAGGCAGTTGAACAGCGTCGTCTTGCCGGCGCCGTTCGGCCCGATCAGCCCGATGACCTCGCCCTCCGACAGCCCGAAGGACACGTCGTTGAGCGCGGTCAGCCCGCCGAACTTCATGGTGACGCCGGTGGCCGCCAGGATCGAGTCGGTCACGACGACGCCCCCTTCCCGTCGGTGGTCCGGGCCGCAGGCGCGGCCTCGTGCTCCGCGGCCTTGTGTTCGGCCGCCACGATCGACGGGTCCGTCTCCGGCGCCAGCTCGGCGCGGCGGTGCGCGTCGGGCAGGATGCCCTGCGGTCGGAACCGCATGATGAGCACGAGCGCGATGCCGAACAGCAGCAGCCGGTACTCGGAGAACTCGCGCAGCTTCTCGGGCAGGACGAACAGCACCGACGCCCCGAGCACGGCGCCCGGGATGGTGCCCATGCCGCCGAGGATGACGGCCGCGAGCAGCGTGACCGACTCCAGGAACCGGAAGCTCTCGTAGGAGACCGTGCCGAGCTTGTGGGCGTAGAACGCCCCGGCCAGCCCGGCCAGCATGGCCCCGATGAGGAAGGCGAGGATCTTGATCGGGCCGGTGCGGATGCCCATGGCCCGGGCGGCGTCCTCGTCCTCGCGGATCGCGATCCACGCCCGGCCGAGCCGGGAGAACTTGAGGTTCGCGAAGATCACCATGACCACGGAGATGATCAGCACGATCAGCACGTAGTAGAGGAAGCCCGGCGGCAGTTCGAGTCCGCCGATCTGCACGCTGTCGTTGAAGTCGGTGCCGAACAGCGACACCGGCGGGATGTTCGGGATCGCGTTCGACCCGCCCGTGAGCCCGCCGATGTTGTTCTGCGCGCTGCGGACGAAGATCTCGCCGAACGCCAGCGTCACGATGGCCAGGTAGTCACCGCGCACGCGCAGCGTCGGCGAGCCGACGATGGCGCCGAAGACGCCCGCGACGATCGCCGAGATGATCATGACCAGCGGGAACGGGAGCGCGATCCCGATCGTCGACGCCGCCGCGCCGGACAGGTTCGCCGCGACGAACGCGCCGATGCCCAGGAACGCGACGTAGCCGAGGTCGAGCAGGCCGGCGAGGCCGACGACGATGTTCAGCCCGATCGCGGTGGCGGCGTAGACGCCGATGGTGGCCGCGACCGTCATCCAGTACTCGGTGCCCGCCGACGTCAGCGGCAGCAGCAGCGCCATGACCAGCAGCAGCAGCACGCTGTAGAGGCGGTGCCGCTCCGTCATCGCCGTGATCCAGCCCAGCACGCCCGACGCCGAGAGGGCGGCCATCAGGCCGCCGACCGCGCCCAGGACGGACAGGAAGATCGGGCCGGCGTAGATCGCGCCGCCGCCCTGACCACCGCTGGTGAGCACCGCGGCGACGAGCAGCAGCAGGAGCAGGAAGACCACGACCAGCAGGGCCCGCTCGACCCAGGTGTTGAGCCGCCGGTCCCAGACCGGCTGCGGCTCGACGCCCCCGGCCACCGCACCGACGACGAGCAGCACGCCGCCGACCAGCGCGACGATCGCGCCGAACGCGATGCCGTCCGCCACGGTGATCGCCCCGAACCCGCCGCCCTCGGCCACGATGAACACGCCGTTGACGACGCTGATCGCGATGACGCCGATCCCGACGGCCCGCAGGATGCGGCCCTTCGCGGGGACGGCCACGAGCGCCACGACTAGCGCGGCGATCCCGAACAGCACCAGGTGCAGCCGGAAGCCGGTGACCCCGAAGGGCACCGTGAAGAACTCGAGCGTCGACTGCTCGGGGTAGGGACCCTCGTTGAGCACGAAGGTGGCCCAGGGCAGGTAGGCGCCGACGATCGTCAGCAGCGCACCGGCCACGCGCAGCGGCGTGGCGTAGGCGGCGAGCCCGGCCAGGCGTCCGGACGGTGCGGGGGTCGGGGCCGCCCGCTGCTCCTCCAGGGTGCTGCTCATGCGCGCACCCGCTCGGTCTCGCCGAAGAAGCCCTGCGGACGGAAGACCAGCACCGCGATCAGCACCACGAAGATCCAGACGTAGTCGTAGGGACTGCCGCCGGGCAGGTACTGCCCGCCGAGGGTCTTCACCAGGCCGATCACCAGGCCGCCCGCGACGGCGCCCTTGATGTTGCCGATGCCGCCCAGCACGGCCGCGGTGAACGCGAACAGGCCGTTCTGCAGGCCGATGTTGATGTTGATCAGGCCGAGGTCCGCGCCGTACAGGATGCCCGCGACGCCGGCCAGGGCCGCACCGAGGACGAAGGTCAGCACGATCACGCGGTCGGGGTCGATGCCCATGAGCCGCGCGACGTCGCGGTCCTGGGAGGTGGCGCGCATCGCGCGGCCCATCCGGGAGCCGTTGACGAACGCGTTGAGCGCGAACGCCAGCACCAGCGACACGACGATGATCAGCACGCCGGTGTAGCGGATGGGGACGATGCCGTCACCGACCGGGATCGCGAGCGTGCCCTCGACGAACACCTTCGGGAACGGGACGGCCGCGGTGGCGTTCGGGTAGAAGACCCGGACCGCCTCCTGCAGGGCGACGGAGACCCCGAGCGCGGTGATCAGCGGGGCGAGCCGGGGGGCGTTGCGCAGTGGCCGGTAGGCGAAGCGCTCCATGAGCACCGCGACGATCACGGCGATGCCGGCGCCCGCGATGAGCAGCAGCGGCAGCGCGTACCACCACTGGTTCTGGATCGCGGTGGGGAGCAGGTAGGTGAACATGGCCAGGCCCCCGTAGGCACCGACCATGAAGATCTCGCCGTGGGCGAAGTTGATCAGCTGGATGATCCCGTAGACCATCGTGTAGCCCAGGGCGATGAGCCCGATCAACGACCCCAGGATCAGGCCGTTGACGACCTGGGACAGGAACGTGGACAGCAAGAGGGGTCCCTCCTACGCCGCGGTGGGGGCGGGCTCGTGGCCCACCCCCACCGCTCGGCTCGAACAGTGCGGCCCCTGGTCGGGGTCGCTCATCGACTGACCAGAGGTCAGCCCTCGTAGGTGCCCGTCTCGAGCGGCACGAAAGCGTCGCCCTCGACCGTGTAGACCGTCAGCAGCTTGTTGGTCGTGTCACCGAACTCGTCGAAGGTGACCGGACCCGCCGCGCCCTGGTAGTCGGTGGCCTGCACGGCCTCGACGACCGCGCCGCGGGTGTCCTCGGACCAGTCGCCGCCGCCCAGCGCCGTGACCAGCGAGTTGATGATGATGTTCGTGGAGTCGTAGGTCAGCGCGCCGTAGGTCTCGTAGCCCTCGACGTAGTTCGCCGCCTCGTAGTCGGCGATGAACTGCTTCGCGCTGTCCAGGGTCTCCGCCGGAGCGCCGACGCTGGTGCCCAGGTCACCGGGACGCCCGCCCAGCGGGACGTACTCGGCGTTGATCAGGGCGTCGCCACCC contains these protein-coding regions:
- a CDS encoding branched-chain amino acid ABC transporter permease produces the protein MSSTLEEQRAAPTPAPSGRLAGLAAYATPLRVAGALLTIVGAYLPWATFVLNEGPYPEQSTLEFFTVPFGVTGFRLHLVLFGIAALVVALVAVPAKGRILRAVGIGVIAISVVNGVFIVAEGGGFGAITVADGIAFGAIVALVGGVLLVVGAVAGGVEPQPVWDRRLNTWVERALLVVVFLLLLLLVAAVLTSGGQGGGAIYAGPIFLSVLGAVGGLMAALSASGVLGWITAMTERHRLYSVLLLLVMALLLPLTSAGTEYWMTVAATIGVYAATAIGLNIVVGLAGLLDLGYVAFLGIGAFVAANLSGAAASTIGIALPFPLVMIISAIVAGVFGAIVGSPTLRVRGDYLAIVTLAFGEIFVRSAQNNIGGLTGGSNAIPNIPPVSLFGTDFNDSVQIGGLELPPGFLYYVLIVLIISVVMVIFANLKFSRLGRAWIAIREDEDAARAMGIRTGPIKILAFLIGAMLAGLAGAFYAHKLGTVSYESFRFLESVTLLAAVILGGMGTIPGAVLGASVLFVLPEKLREFSEYRLLLFGIALVLIMRFRPQGILPDAHRRAELAPETDPSIVAAEHKAAEHEAAPAARTTDGKGASS
- a CDS encoding ABC transporter ATP-binding protein, with protein sequence MTDSILAATGVTMKFGGLTALNDVSFGLSEGEVIGLIGPNGAGKTTLFNCLTGLYSPTAGQVALRGKQLPEDPAKVTELGVARTFQNIRLFPSMTATENVLVGRHSRMKQSPFSSLLHGPGFRRSEAEAAARSAELLEFVNLTRFSDELARNLPYGDQRRLEIARALATDPSVLLLDEPTAGMNAQETEVTRQLIFAIRDLGVSVVVIEHDTKFIFTLCDRVLVLVQGELLVEGTPDEVRGDPRVVEAYLGAPPEEIEAQLHAGEQP
- a CDS encoding branched-chain amino acid ABC transporter permease, whose amino-acid sequence is MLSTFLSQVVNGLILGSLIGLIALGYTMVYGIIQLINFAHGEIFMVGAYGGLAMFTYLLPTAIQNQWWYALPLLLIAGAGIAVIVAVLMERFAYRPLRNAPRLAPLITALGVSVALQEAVRVFYPNATAAVPFPKVFVEGTLAIPVGDGIVPIRYTGVLIIVVSLVLAFALNAFVNGSRMGRAMRATSQDRDVARLMGIDPDRVIVLTFVLGAALAGVAGILYGADLGLININIGLQNGLFAFTAAVLGGIGNIKGAVAGGLVIGLVKTLGGQYLPGGSPYDYVWIFVVLIAVLVFRPQGFFGETERVRA